The following is a genomic window from Labeo rohita strain BAU-BD-2019 chromosome 15, IGBB_LRoh.1.0, whole genome shotgun sequence.
caagaaaattatttaaatgcaaaactgaaaaactgcAACTCATAAGCACGTATTGAacggttcaatattatattgagtatagTGACATCCctagtaaacaaagacaaaaacgtTTAAGGTAACACCATccaaagaaacagactaattaACTTGTGTAAGATAATTGGGCCCTTGGTGATGTCACATGTCTCTCTTGGTCAACTCAGACCTTAGGCCTGTGTCCCTTGAGTGCTATTTGAAACATAGAGCCCAATAGAGCCCTTGAGATTAATCTAGCCAAGTAAACAGTCCAGTAATAAGGAATGATTTACAGCTATCCCCCCACATGGAAACCGATTGCCCATCTTTCTGCTGTTCTCCACAGAGTTTCTAAGGCCTACTCATGATTAGGCCTGCAAATACTCTGCCTACCATAAGACAAGCTAGGGAGATGTATTATTGGAGGTAGTTGATAGATACATATTGTcataatgtcaaataaatgaaaataattataatacagcAAAACATCTCCATGTTTTATAATTCATTGCAGTGACTTGATTGGTGGTCATAAAAATcaaagaaaacagtaaaactaatGACCACTAAAACAAAGCCAAACACCACAAAAAGGAAATGAGTTCTATTGCTCTATGGGAATAGCTCACAGACACATGGGAACACAAGACAGTATAATTAGAGCTCATGATATATGTAAGAGTGTAATGAAAGCTTCAAACATAAGTCAACACATCTTATCTGACTAAtagttcatttgttttatcCTTCGATTTCTACAGAAACAATTATTTTGCATCACACCACATGGTTACTGTATATTTGTCACTATGgtgtaaatatgtatttgatTTCAGGGTATCCTTATGTTGTTAAAAGGAAAACATGATCAACTATAATTTCTCAGTTTAAGCAACATAACTTGAAACACAACACGGTGTGTGTAAAAAGGGGTTTATTCAGCATGAATGATCttgctgtaaaaaatatttcattcacAGACTTCAGACTGAATGGTTTCTACAGCCTGGGAGAATGGAGGCCTCTTTTATTTATCCCTTTCTTTCTGATGTTTTTACTGGCATTAACAGCAAATTCTATTCTCATATATCTAATCAAATCTCAAAAGTCTCTGCATTCTCCTATGTATGTACTAATAGGTGTTATGGCAGTTTTAGACTTGATCTTGCCAGTATTTTTTGCACCTAGCATGCTtctaagctttttatttaattggaGTGGGATATCTCTGACTGCATGTTTGATACAAATGTTTGGCATTCATTTTGTTGGAGCACTTCAATCTACTTTACTTTTGTGGATGGCACTGGATCGCTACTTTGCGATATGCAAACCTCTTCATTATCATAAATACATGGAAATTGCTAACTTTTCCAAATTTGTTTTTCTGCCATTATTCAGAAATGGATTTCTGATGGTCACCATGGTCTCTTTAGCAGGAAAGCTTTCATTTTGTAGCAATATTATTGATCACTGCTTATGTGAGCACATGGCATTGGTTCAGTTAGCATGTGGTGATACATCAATTAATAACATTGTTGGACTTCTGACTGCTTTCATTATCCCAACTACTGATTTTATTCTCGTTACTATTTCTTATGTTGTGATTTTTTCCTCTGTGTTTAGATCTGGTAAGGCTCATTTAAAGGCCATAAATACCTGCATTACTCACCTCATTGTTATGACACTTAGTTTGACTTCTGCCTTGATTGCATTTATGTCCTACAGAATAAGGAGTAATGTTTCATCTAGCAACCGTATATTTATGAGCATAATATATGTTCTGTTTCCAAGTTGTTTTAACCCAATAATCTATGGATGGAGAACAAAAGAAATAAGACAaacttttcatatatttataaaaaatggacaaattttgcctttttaaaataagtgaacgtttattataaattaactgATGTTAGAAAATACCTTAAATGtgatattaatatatgtaaagCACAATCTATTTTAGATTGAATAGCTAAAAGTGGAAAAATTGTATTGTGTGAATTGCTTTTGGCTGGCCTTCAATAACTATATATTATGTGTATTCTGTTCGGCTGTATTCTGAGAACTCTtagtttgtatttaatttacttgTATCGGTTTTCACAGTCGTTCGGAGTCGTTTCACAGTCGAATTTACAGGCAGCGTTTGTGTACCAAGGTACCTCATGAAATAGACAGGCTTCTAAGGTCAGGCTTCTAAGGTCACACAGTCTTATTATGCAGTGGTATTCAATCCTTTTCCTGAAGCCCTCACAACACTGCACAGTttcatctctcctttgtctgaaatacaaattttaGGCCTTGGAGCCTCTGCTATCAAGTTAATGACTTAATCGGGTGCTTTGAtgataactaaaaaaaaaaaaaaaatcactacaATACTTATCACTAGAAATGAAacttaaatttgaaaaaatggtcaaaatcatacataacaaatacaaaaaaaatgactgccATGTTTAACTTTCAGACGCCATTTTATTCTTCAGCTCAACTGTTGCAGAGCTGCACACACAGAATAAGTGTTACTGATGGTACTCATATGTTGTTAGTTTAGATTTAAATCTAAAGTTGTTAGTCCTAAATTCAAATGTTCACCCTAAAATGTGAATGATTACTCTCtgtattcaataaaaaaataaaataaataaataatagtaataataataaaagacaagacaagaatTATTGCCTTACTAGAAAAGTAAGTATTGTGTTTGTCTGTAATTGTGAGGTAAAATAAGGTCAGACAACATTTTCCAAAAAGTGGCGGggctctaaaataaaataaaataattgtcacAAATTTAACCTCTGTGTTTCCtcctgctcaccaccagaggtctcCATCACCTGAGTACTGACAAGTGTACATTGTTGGTTGGTTTGGAAAAGTCATTATGGATACAGAGGCAAGCTACGACATGATTCATGAGAGTTTGTGAGAAAAGCTCTCCCCACAAGGCAATTTTCATCCTTGGTCTCTTGGTCCACTAGTTATAGACACAATTTCACGTTcccaaaaaaacttttacattacctgttgctgtcccTTCCCCCATGGTGCTCACCTATGCTGCAGTTTAGGGATTGTATTTAATCTTCAGTGgttgacaaataaataaacaaacaacagaaaataCACTTGTACTCAAGTGCAAAGATTCTTAAACAAAGTATTTTGCTGTAATGTTCTATTCCTTCACCCCAacctacacacacatatttaccTCCTGTCAGCACAGTGAAATACACTTAACTCATGATGAAAAACAGACTGAGGAAAATCTTAGGCCTTGGGcccatcacacactacaagatattattaagattatcatgatgAAGGGAGCGCCTCACGTGATCTTTCCTTGCTCCATGCAGTTGTGGTATGTTTTCGGCATATTATACAGTGTTACTATAAAAACATTCGAAGCAGTTTCCTtcatctccactatccaatggaccgtacagcagctgttttgcagtcgcacattggctgttgtgaaagtactgacgtaATCTTAGCCGTGatacatgtttgatatgattggggcggccccgatttgtgtgagagcagattgGGAGGtgcacattaccagataatccatGCCGAACATCAGGACCGATCGAGGTGCtcaacaagatttttgctccgattcttGGGAGGGGAAAATCGAGGCAAAATCTGGCTTAAGATGATATAATCGTGCTAATCATTACCTGGCTAATTCGGTTCTTCGAACACACCTGTTGTTGATGATGGCTGGATTGAGTTATCTGTTGGTTTAAAAGGGGCTATGTATCGATACTCTAAACCATGATCAGCAGTGCAGCTGGTGACAAGACAGCAACGTAATGACATCATATGATTAAAAAAGACACTTGACAAAAAACTTGACAAATTTCTGGACTTTTATAAGGAAACAGGCAAACgaacaaaacaacataaatgttataacagattaatgaaactgtttttactgttttttttttttgttttttttttttgatgattccCAATTTTTTATATTCACCATGTCTAGTATTTGTACaggctttacatttttatttcagtgtaataattagcaaatcatttaattttatctttgaaACAAATTTGTTACGTGACATCATTAATTAAAGTTTCTTAAGGGCCAAGATCTCACGTTATCTGCATCTCATGTGCTCCATAAAGCCACTGCCATAATAGCTGTAATCACTCAAATTAATGCACAACTCTACATCATCTGTATAGCATGTGTGAttctaatacatttataaagtaattattttataacgaataaaactttttaatgagtAAACCTGGCTGTGTGTATTATAGACTAcacaacattattatattattttcttttttttttttttttactttaaaaattcttattttaattgattGTCCCTGGATCAGTAGTACTCTTGTAATAAAGTAGTAGTGGTTGGGACAGATTTTAAGTATCAGTTCTGCTTCAATGCAGTCTGCTTAGATGCAATCTAATCCTATTTACATGAAATAACCCTGCTCCTGAGCAGGTTTAAGCCTAAAGgagaacttccagaacaacaatgcacaaatattttactcattcccttgtcatccaagatgttcatgtttttctgtcttcagttgtgaagaaattatggtttttgaggaaagccagagcctgtgctacatgagcttttgtgcttaaaaagtatacttttttttttttttgttctttttttaaatgacagatcatttcgctaaataagacccttcttcctaagctgggatcgtttagagccctttgaagctgcatttaaacattttggaagttcaaaatcggggcaccaatgaagtccatcatatggagaaaaatcctgaaatgctttactcaaaaaccataatttcttcacgactgaagatagaaagacatgaacatcttggatgacaagggggtgagtaaattatttgtaaattgctgttctgaaagtggagttctcctttaaggaccTGTTGCTATGACAGCAAGTCCGGGATGAGCATCGAAGAACCAAACAATCCAAGATCATGCCAAATCGTCAACAGTCAAAACCAGCTAACTGTGTTAGCGACGTATGAAGAACGGTCCCCTGGTTAACAGCAAGTATCAAGATGCATTTTTGTCAGTCCAATCACAAATGGAAAACTCTAAATACAAGTGCAAACAGGGTCTGAAAGGTTTTGAGCTTGTCCACTTTTGACCACTTCCACATGCAGTCAAAAATGCATTTGACCCAAGGCCTGTTTTATAAAACAGATTTACCAAATGAGCCAGTCACTCCGACAACTCATGCTGGGAAACTAAAGCCCTATTTGCACGGGATTGGTATTACCTGGTGACCTCTAGTGATGTATAATAATTGCTGAGGTTGTCTGTCATCTTAACCCCTAAAAATTACGAATCGGCATCTCTGCCATTTAGCCAGCATTTGGCAGGATTGTCATTTTACAAGGTTTTTGTTTCCTGTGCACCTTTTTATCCATCTTTCATGAAGAATGGAGGCTGCGAAGTGTTTTAAAGGTATTTTGGGTGCTGTGTCATATCGCTATACAACATACTACTAATTTGCATTTGTGCattaaaaaattctgaaaactaTCAGAAGAGCTAAAAACAAGAATGATTAGACTGAGATTGATGACATGTTTAGCAGCATGCTGTAAGGAGCATTCTTCTGTTTATGATGTATAATGTTACGCAAAGCCTTGACATCATATCCAGGAGATAAGTCTGTAAATTTGAGTAAAATCACATGCTTTGTTTATCCCGTGCAAATGCACCACACAAAATTCAGATGTAGGAGGGTAATTTCTAAATCACATGAGGTCCCCAGATTAGGGGTGTCGCAATATACCCAGTACCTGGCTGACATCCCAGGTGGCAGTATTGCgcccactgatctatatataatgactggatcgcgcattgcgttctaaactgccgttaggcagtgaagccaccggaagtgttcgatccgccatcttactattccctaccGGCAGAGAGCACCATTGACTCACAGCTAAACCTCTGACCTAAAATCACCCGATTTTAAGCgtatcagtcacacaggactagtttttataatatgtgtatgtaaattaatttttacttaaaatgttatctgcgATGTTTATCGTCTTTTCGGGCAGGATAAGCGATGTTTTGAAATCGttcaggtgggtgtgtcagctgcGCACTTGCCTACACAGGTACTTGatccaacacaaaatatatttctttatgtaaGGAATTATGTAGGACATATTAAACACGAACTAACCTGATTTTGCCCAATTTCGTCAatgaaaatagtctgaaacaaagcTGAGCCgtatctctattcaaacacaactgtgttttgtttatgaatgaaggTGCGTTTTAAACGAATCTGAGTCATTGATTTAATTAcacattcataaagagagtcgATCGcttgcttcattcctgaataagtgattcagtgataaaatcagtgacttaccgccatctgctgacagttagtttcatttttaaagtttaattttcattttatcttttattttatttaaatcatttgatatttctatattcagaatgctatatttgacatttttgtattattaacgtttattaacatttatctcaaCATGAATAGTATGTATGCTGaattaacaaatgtttaaatcatTACCTGCTTCAAAATGATGTTAACAAAGTAATTGTTGAAACATGCATTTAGCTCGTacgaataaaaacactataacaaaacagcataaacagtGATTTAGTGTAAggcaaattatatgtatacacagcataaatgtttattcagatttcagaacgagcattttgtcatttgtaaacacggtgaacgtccgatgtttatcatgttaATCTGATGTTTTCTCCTGTAATGTGTATGAACGaaactttttaataagcagagggaattccggacattaaacaaataaccGTTTACATGCGTAGGACGTTTGCGTTGTGAGAATGTACAGTGAGACATCAGATATGAGAACGCTGACTTGTTaggtgatgttttctcattaaaatcgtataatttcctattcattcaatagaatgtTTAGCAATATGCTATGAATAGCAATATGGCGGCGTGGTGGCTTCACTTCTATAACGTCATGAGCTATCCAGTTATCCATTATAGATCAGTGATTGCGCCTTAATTCTGACACCTGTCAAACAAGAAGACGACGCAGTGCCTGCAGCTACTCGGAGAAGAGTCATGTTGTCCGAGCGGGAGAgttcatatatttaaatcagGGGTGGCGTTTCCGTATGGCAGAGTATGGCAGTCGCCATACCCTAGCACAGTCAGGTGTTTCgttattatttaaatcagtGCTACTGGTCTTCATTATGTCTGTTTGAGGGTTTCATACATGTATAATCAatgaaaagcatttaaaagagCTTGTGACTGAACCTAGTAACGTTATTGGATCCACAAACTGTAAGCAAAACCTCCTGACTTCACCCCGCCTCTATTCAGAATGAAGCGCTGCACAGCCTGGAGCACAGCTGTGCAagggtaaataaataatcaatgtTTAAATGAGtacagtgttttgtttactCAAACACGCCTGAAGAGCGGAGAAGAGTCTTAGCTTTTGCCGTCTAGTTGTAGCCAATATAATTTTGTATGCTACGTTTGAAATATGCTGTGAATATAGTGCATCATCATTTCGTGACTCAGTGTGTATAGAGCTTGGGAATCTACGTCACTGcgcattgcattctgggtagtCGCCGCCATGTTTTAGGACAAGCTACACAAATCACTAGAGGAAAAAACGACTGTAtttgcattaatgtttttaagagcTGCTTGCACTTGCTTAGAATAATTGTACTAATATTGGAATCCACTGCGTTTATTCGAGCACTGAGTCGGCCAGAACatgacacatacacactcacagaaatcatacgGCCGCCTTCTACTGTACCACACACAGGACCgaattaatttctcttttgtagtttttaataactaGGTGGCACTGATATATCTGCCAGATAAAATAACACACCATAGCTTTATCTCAGCCAGTTGATCATGTAAGTGAACCAccgccctgcacattttgtgtgtatctcagatgtctgttctattaataaaaagtaagtgTCCTGCGAACTTGAAATATTCCGCCCTGATTCCAGTTTGAAGATAGCATATAGTTTCCATTCAATGAGCATGAAAGTGTGCGACATGAAGACAggaatttaaactacatttatttacagaggtatATTATGTCGCGCTTCTCTAGTAAGTTTAGTCTGTGTGTAAAGACGATGCAGGTGGTTGAGTAGCGCAAATCTGTGGATGAATATTCCTAAGTAAAGTAAGCActgatgtatttaatcatatatcatatcacCCTAATTTCATTAAGGGATGAAGTGCAATAAGTTTTACTGGACCTAAATTGAACAAATACACGATTTCTTACAAAGAGCtgctgaacagtaaatcagatgAGTTGCTTTATGAACAATGACAGTGATCGCAACGAGTCACATCAcagattaaattatatttccaAATGTGTTATTCATAGCGTGAGCACTTATAAATTCATGTGGATCGGAAATTATGaatctgtaattaataataaatagtgtagTGTCTGTGTCCGAAAGTCCCAGAATGCAGTGCGTTGCTGACGTAACATTCCCATACTCTattaaacaacaagaaaaactaAGCACCCTTATAGCTGCAATAAAAGTTATAACCTGTACGTTGATGAAAACGCATAATGCGATGCACTTGCATCTTACAGCCGTTCTTATGACAGACAAAACACAGATGTCCCTCATTTGCTGGCAAAATTACATCTccatttgattttcattttcattaaatgttaaGTGTAGTCTGATAAAGCCACAATACCAACTCATGGCCAATACAGCCTGTGCATAGCATTTGATTATCtgtgtttaattatatataaacgcCTTTTCCTTTTCAATCTTTTTTTCCTATATTTCAGTGCTTGGTGTGCCGTGGTATTTTTATGTACCAAAACTGTACTCCGCGATTTATGCCACTGCCATATCCTATGGTTTTGTGAAATGCCGCCACTGATTTAAATAAAGGGTGATTCTTTTAATTAAGTGCCATGTTTTCTTTACTCatcttatttttgtatttgtatttgcaatCAAGTCATGGCCAATACAGCCTGTGCATAGCACTTGATTTCTTCAAATTACACGATTAAAATGATCTAGAAAACCAAGCGACTACATTGCTACATTAAACtttgtaaaatgttaagttggTTGCAGTGCCATGCACTTAATGCCTTATCTGGGGCCGTTCTAGGTGCACATTAAAACTGAATTAGCAACGCCTTTACTGAATGACTTCATTGGCGCCGGCACAACCATAAGTTACAGAGCTTAAAAAAGGGGTACTCAAGTTAACAGGTTAAGGTATCAGTTTTGATGTTAATATTTATGCATCATACTGTTGAACTTGACagtattttctttcttgttATTTCTT
Proteins encoded in this region:
- the LOC127177544 gene encoding olfactory receptor 52K1-like, whose translation is MNDLAVKNISFTDFRLNGFYSLGEWRPLLFIPFFLMFLLALTANSILIYLIKSQKSLHSPMYVLIGVMAVLDLILPVFFAPSMLLSFLFNWSGISLTACLIQMFGIHFVGALQSTLLLWMALDRYFAICKPLHYHKYMEIANFSKFVFLPLFRNGFLMVTMVSLAGKLSFCSNIIDHCLCEHMALVQLACGDTSINNIVGLLTAFIIPTTDFILVTISYVVIFSSVFRSGKAHLKAINTCITHLIVMTLSLTSALIAFMSYRIRSNVSSSNRIFMSIIYVLFPSCFNPIIYGWRTKEIRQTFHIFIKNGQI